A single Dunckerocampus dactyliophorus isolate RoL2022-P2 chromosome 2, RoL_Ddac_1.1, whole genome shotgun sequence DNA region contains:
- the LOC129177578 gene encoding WW domain-containing adapter protein with coiled-coil-like — MVMYARKPARVSDGCTDRRDSQSYQTHKSQPKSQSSSLHRYDKVRDGSSESTPPYKMLRRSDESPVNKHVDSTGHGKAKISHTVRAKNGTSDSPHENSQNSSSHHGADSHSAQSRPAERDPADDWTEHISSSGKKYYYNCRTEVSQWEKPKDLLEREQRQRDSVKLAANSFPRDMDYRQEALQDKATKNTSGDQSSVSNSGHVCSSSQSLNSTSAPTTMSSSSSSSSSAGQLTQSVQSQSPALLQDPALLRQLLPALQATLQMNNGGMDMAKLNEVLAAAVTQASLRSVLHKLLTAGPAFNITALLSAAQHANQAQHSSQSPASLTSDTSSPRPYVSPRNGTQQGNQKTPSSVASSQTRGGTSSAKQGPTPLAQTSEKRPEDPRTLQQRSQEILSMGSNTAGAALSHAASSSTGQSQSDAPSSFTPSLAAHFDENLIKHIQGWPSENTEKQAARLREDIHNMGSLYMSELCTEMKNLRSLVRVSEIQATLREQRILFLRQQSKELDKLKNQNSYMV, encoded by the exons ATGGTGATGTATGCAAGGAAACCAGCAAGAGTCAGTGATGG GTGCACCGACAGAAGGGATTCACAATCCTATCAG ACCCATAAATCTCAGCCAAAGAGCCAGTCCAGCAGCCTTCACCGTTACGACAAGGTGCGGGATGGCTCATCAGAATCCACGCCCCCTTATAAGATGCTGCGGCGCTCGGATGAAAGTCCTGTCAACAAACATGTTGACAGCACAGGACACGGCAAGGCAAAGATCTCTCACACCGTTCGGGCGAAAAATG GGACCAGCGACTCTCCTCATGAGAACTCTCAAAACAGCAGCTCCCACCATGGTGCCGACTCGCATTCAGCTCAGAGCCGGCCTGCAGAACGA GACCCAGCAGATGACTGGACAGAACACATCAGCTCTTCTGGGAAGAAGTACTACTACAACTGTAGAACTGAGGTCTCCCAGTGGGAGAAGCCCAAGGACCTGTTGGAGAG AGAGCAACGACAGAGGGACTCAGTCAAGTTGGCGGCGAACAGTTTCCCCCGAGACATGGACTACAGACAAGAGGCCTTACAGGACAAAGCTACGA AGAACACTTCAGGGGACCAATCCAGTGTGTCCAACTCCGGCCATGTGTGCTCTTCCTCTCAGAGCCTAAACTCAACTTCCGCCCCGACTACCatgtcctcatcctcctcctcttcctcctccgcgGGCCAGTTAACTCAGAGTGTCCAGTCCCAGTCTCCGGCACTGCTTCAGGACCCAGCCCTCCTGCGGCAGCTCCTGCCTGCACTTCAAGCTACTCTGCAGATGAACAATGGAGGGATGGACATGGCCAAGCTCAACGAGG TCTTGGCAGCCGCTGTCACCCAAGCTTCCTTGCGGTCTGTGCTTCATAAGCTCCTCACTGCTGGACCCGCTTTCAACATCACTGCTCTGCTCTCAGCTGCTCAGCACGCCAACCAAG CCCAGCACTCCAGCCAGTCGCCTGCATCTCTGACATCAGACACATCGTCACCTCGACCTTACGTTTCACCACGGAATGGCACACAGCAGGGCAACCAGAAAACCCCCAGCAGCGTCGCATCTTCACAGACTAGG GGTGGTACATCTTCAGCTAAGCAGGGCCCGACCCCCCTGGCTCAGACCTCTGAGAAGCGCCCAGAGGACCCCAGGACTCTCCAACAAAGAAG CCAGGAAATTCTCTCAATGGGATCAAACACAGCTGGCGCTGCGTTGTCCCACGCCGCTTCCAGCAGCACCGGCCAAAGTCAGTCTGACGCCCCCAGCTCCTTCACCCCCTCCCTGGCAGCTCACTTTGATGAGAATCTCATTAAACATATCCAAGGTTGGCCTTCAGAGAACACTGAGAAACAG GCGGCCCGGCTGCGTGAGGACATCCACAACATGGGCAGCCTGTACATGTCGGAGCTGTGCACGGAGATGAAAAACCTTCGCTCCCTGGTCAGAGTCAGTGAAATTCAGGCCACGTTGAGGGAACAGAG AATCCTGTTTCTGAGGCAGCAGAGCAAAGAGCTGGACAAGCTGAAGAACCAGAACTCTTACATGGTTTGA